In Pedobacter sp. SL55, the following proteins share a genomic window:
- a CDS encoding AMP nucleosidase, which translates to MNEEKDVKKDEEIVKKAKRVKEVETPVRKGLKTKEDIVKNWLPRYTGRPLDEFGQYILLTNFSKYVSLFSEWNDNAPIYGLDKPMQSVTANGITIINFGMGSPLAATMMDLLTAIQPKAVLFLGKCGGLKKKNQIGDLILPIAAIRGEGTSNDYLPAEVPALPAFALQKAISTTIRDHSRDYWTGTCYTTNRRVWEHDKEFKKYLKSLRAMAVDMETATVFTTGFANKIPTGALLLVSDQPMIPEGVKTTESDSSVTANYVETHLRIGIDSLKQLINGGLTVKHLQF; encoded by the coding sequence ATGAATGAAGAAAAAGATGTAAAAAAAGATGAAGAAATCGTAAAGAAAGCGAAAAGAGTTAAAGAGGTTGAAACACCAGTAAGAAAGGGTTTAAAAACCAAAGAAGATATTGTGAAAAACTGGCTGCCCCGTTACACAGGTAGGCCATTGGATGAATTCGGTCAGTATATTTTGCTAACCAATTTCAGTAAGTACGTATCGCTGTTTTCTGAATGGAATGACAATGCACCTATTTACGGCTTAGACAAACCAATGCAGAGTGTAACCGCCAACGGTATTACCATTATCAATTTTGGTATGGGTAGCCCGCTTGCAGCTACCATGATGGATTTGCTAACTGCTATTCAGCCTAAAGCGGTATTGTTTTTGGGAAAATGTGGTGGTTTAAAGAAGAAAAACCAAATTGGCGACTTGATCCTTCCTATTGCCGCAATTAGGGGAGAAGGAACGTCTAATGATTACTTACCTGCCGAAGTACCAGCTTTACCTGCCTTTGCTTTACAAAAAGCTATTTCTACAACTATTAGAGATCACTCTAGAGATTACTGGACTGGTACTTGTTATACCACCAACCGTAGGGTTTGGGAGCACGATAAAGAATTTAAAAAGTATCTAAAAAGCTTGCGTGCCATGGCAGTAGACATGGAAACAGCTACGGTTTTTACCACTGGCTTTGCTAACAAAATTCCTACTGGAGCTTTGTTGTTAGTTTCAGACCAGCCAATGATACCCGAAGGAGTAAAAACAACCGAAAGTGATAGCTCGGTAACAGCTAACTATGTAGAAACACACCTAAGAATAGGTATTGATTCGTTGAAACAATTGATCAACGGAGGTTTAACCGTTAAACACCTTCAGTTTTAA
- a CDS encoding type I restriction enzyme HsdR N-terminal domain-containing protein has product MFNPTPLNLPFYPFKITQRDGLYYIFDEARKKHLVLTPEEWVRQHFIKYLISEKQFPPTLMQIEGGLSLNQTKKRSDILVYTQSGEKLMVIECKAPSVNITQATFDQAARYNAVYKAKWLAITNGLNHYYAEIDHHNKAFKLVEELPTYSQL; this is encoded by the coding sequence ATGTTTAACCCTACTCCGCTTAACCTACCCTTTTATCCATTTAAAATTACCCAAAGGGATGGGCTTTATTACATATTTGACGAAGCCAGAAAAAAGCACTTGGTTCTTACACCCGAAGAATGGGTGCGCCAACATTTTATCAAATATTTGATTAGCGAAAAACAGTTTCCACCAACTTTAATGCAAATTGAAGGAGGTTTAAGTTTAAACCAAACCAAAAAACGTAGTGATATTTTAGTTTACACCCAAAGCGGAGAAAAGCTAATGGTTATAGAATGTAAAGCGCCATCAGTAAATATCACGCAAGCAACTTTTGACCAAGCTGCAAGATACAATGCTGTATATAAAGCAAAATGGTTAGCAATTACCAATGGCTTAAACCACTATTATGCAGAAATAGACCATCATAACAAGGCATTTAAGCTAGTAGAAGAGCTGCCAACATATAGCCAATTATAA
- a CDS encoding DNA polymerase/3'-5' exonuclease PolX: MENKPIARTLRLLSQLMELHNENPFKIKSVANAAFKIDKLPFAISSKPISEIDKIDGVGKSIAAKVVELLETGTIVELETLLSQTPPGIVEMLAIKGIGPKKIGIIWNDLHIESIGELYYACNENRLIEAKGFGLKTQEEIKKVIEFKMAASGKFLYAQAEPIVNDLHEKLSVWLTQIDHECLFAVAGEYRRLCEIIEEVVLVVGPETPDIIATELINLELGFVEASPNIFSTQLENGLNIKLFIVPKINFYLDYFRLTGSETHVDQVLALAGDHPFKNEEEIYAKAGLDFIAPELREGLNEVQLAKEHQLPILITDSDLKGSLHNHSDWSDGVHTLEEMALYCRDVLKLDYLGMCDHSKSAFYANGLNEQRVYAQHQQINELNQKLAPFKIFKGIESDILYDGSLDYSDDILKTFDFVVASVHTQLKMTEEKATERLLKAIENPYTTILGHPTGRLLLSRKGYEIDYKKVIDACAANGVVIEINANPLRLDLDWRWHRYALEKGVLLAINPDAHRKEGFLDMRYGVMVARKGGLTAEKCLNAFSLTEITDFFASKKP, from the coding sequence ATGGAAAACAAACCCATAGCACGCACACTCAGATTACTATCTCAGTTAATGGAACTTCATAACGAAAATCCGTTTAAGATAAAATCTGTAGCTAACGCGGCATTTAAAATAGATAAATTACCTTTCGCTATTTCGAGTAAACCCATTAGCGAAATTGACAAAATAGATGGCGTTGGCAAAAGCATTGCCGCTAAAGTTGTTGAGCTGTTAGAAACTGGAACTATTGTAGAGCTAGAAACTTTATTGAGCCAAACGCCTCCAGGCATTGTAGAAATGTTAGCGATTAAAGGTATCGGACCTAAAAAAATCGGTATCATTTGGAACGACCTGCACATTGAGAGTATTGGCGAACTCTATTATGCTTGTAACGAAAACCGCTTAATCGAAGCGAAAGGCTTTGGTTTAAAAACTCAAGAAGAAATTAAAAAAGTAATTGAGTTTAAAATGGCTGCTAGTGGCAAATTTTTATACGCCCAAGCAGAGCCAATTGTTAACGACCTACACGAAAAGCTATCCGTTTGGTTAACGCAAATAGACCACGAATGCTTATTTGCAGTTGCGGGCGAGTACCGTAGATTATGTGAAATAATTGAAGAAGTTGTTTTGGTAGTAGGACCTGAAACTCCAGACATTATTGCAACAGAACTGATTAATTTAGAACTTGGATTTGTAGAAGCAAGTCCAAATATTTTTAGCACCCAACTAGAAAATGGTTTAAATATCAAACTGTTTATTGTTCCAAAAATTAATTTCTACTTAGATTATTTTAGATTAACTGGTAGCGAAACACATGTTGATCAAGTTCTTGCTTTGGCAGGAGATCATCCTTTCAAAAACGAAGAAGAAATTTATGCTAAAGCAGGTTTAGATTTCATTGCTCCCGAATTACGTGAAGGCTTAAATGAAGTACAGCTGGCAAAAGAACATCAATTACCGATACTTATTACGGATAGTGATTTAAAGGGAAGTTTGCACAATCACTCTGATTGGAGCGATGGCGTACATACTTTAGAAGAAATGGCCTTATACTGCCGTGATGTGTTGAAATTAGATTATTTAGGTATGTGCGATCACTCTAAATCTGCGTTTTATGCCAATGGCCTAAATGAACAAAGAGTGTATGCCCAACATCAACAAATTAACGAGTTGAACCAAAAACTAGCACCTTTCAAAATTTTTAAAGGCATAGAAAGCGACATTTTGTACGACGGATCTCTCGATTACAGTGACGACATTTTAAAAACTTTCGATTTTGTGGTAGCTTCTGTTCACACTCAGCTAAAAATGACGGAAGAAAAAGCCACCGAACGTCTACTGAAAGCCATCGAAAACCCTTATACTACCATTTTAGGCCACCCAACGGGAAGGTTGTTGTTAAGCAGAAAAGGTTACGAGATTGATTACAAAAAAGTGATTGATGCCTGTGCGGCTAATGGCGTAGTCATCGAAATCAATGCTAATCCATTGCGTTTAGATTTAGATTGGCGCTGGCATCGCTATGCGTTAGAAAAAGGCGTGCTACTTGCCATTAATCCAGATGCGCACCGTAAAGAAGGCTTTTTAGATATGCGTTATGGGGTTATGGTTGCACGAAAAGGTGGTTTAACTGCCGAAAAGTGTTTAAATGCATTTTCTTTAACAGAAATAACTGATTTTTTTGCCAGCAAGAAACCGTAG
- the clpX gene encoding ATP-dependent Clp protease ATP-binding subunit ClpX, whose translation MARQSKDSHCSFCGTPKSETLMLIEGLDAYICDKCVTQANVLLAQELGSKKGKAFDESFKLLKPAEIKAHLDQYVIGQYDAKKVLSVAVYNHYKRLSQKIDKDEVEIEKSNIMLVGETGTGKTLLAKTIAKILHVPFCIVDATVLTEAGYVGEDVESILTRLLQAADYDVASAERGIVYIDEVDKVARKSDNPSITRDVSGEGVQQALLKILEGTIVNVPPQGGRKHPDQKMIAVNTNNILFICGGAFDGIERKIANRLRTQAVGYKVKKEEADIDFKNLYKYITPQDLKSFGLIPELIGRIPVLTHLVPLDKAALRNILTEPKNSLTKQYVKLFNYENVKLKFDDEVLEFIVDKAMEFKLGARGLRSICESIMLDAMYDTPSETDVKELEITLAYAKEKFEKSDFKKLKAA comes from the coding sequence CCAAGCCAATGTGTTGCTAGCGCAAGAACTAGGAAGTAAAAAAGGTAAAGCGTTTGACGAATCGTTTAAACTGCTTAAGCCTGCCGAAATTAAAGCGCATTTGGATCAGTATGTAATTGGACAATATGATGCTAAAAAAGTGCTTTCTGTAGCGGTGTATAACCATTACAAACGTTTAAGCCAGAAGATAGACAAAGATGAAGTAGAGATTGAAAAATCTAACATTATGTTGGTTGGCGAAACAGGTACTGGTAAAACACTTTTGGCTAAAACCATTGCTAAAATACTTCACGTACCATTTTGTATTGTTGATGCTACAGTTTTAACTGAAGCTGGTTACGTAGGCGAGGATGTAGAAAGTATTTTAACCCGCTTGTTACAAGCTGCTGATTATGATGTGGCTTCGGCAGAGCGTGGCATTGTTTATATTGATGAAGTAGATAAAGTTGCTCGTAAAAGCGACAATCCATCGATAACCAGGGACGTAAGTGGCGAAGGTGTGCAGCAAGCTTTATTAAAAATTTTGGAAGGAACCATTGTTAACGTACCACCTCAGGGCGGTAGGAAACATCCAGACCAGAAAATGATTGCGGTAAACACCAATAACATTCTTTTTATATGCGGTGGCGCTTTTGATGGTATAGAAAGAAAAATTGCTAACAGATTGCGTACCCAGGCCGTAGGTTACAAAGTGAAGAAAGAGGAAGCCGATATCGATTTTAAGAACTTGTATAAGTACATTACGCCGCAAGATCTAAAATCTTTTGGTCTAATTCCAGAACTAATTGGACGTATTCCGGTACTAACGCATTTGGTGCCTTTAGATAAAGCCGCATTGCGTAATATCTTAACAGAACCTAAAAATTCGTTAACAAAGCAATATGTGAAGCTTTTCAATTATGAAAATGTAAAGCTCAAGTTTGATGACGAAGTATTGGAATTTATTGTAGATAAAGCGATGGAATTTAAACTTGGGGCAAGGGGATTAAGATCTATTTGCGAATCGATAATGCTGGATGCCATGTATGACACCCCATCTGAAACAGATGTAAAAGAGTTGGAGATTACACTAGCTTATGCTAAAGAAAAGTTTGAGAAATCTGATTTCAAAAAACTTAAAGCAGCTTAA
- the sppA gene encoding signal peptide peptidase SppA, producing the protein MKEFFKYVFATVFGIVISAVILGILFFVVFVGMISSIGSESETVVKKNSVLFLNLDQAIIERTPEGSFGSLFGGASDKSIGFNDVIRALKKAQTDENIQAVYINVSAPNAGMATMLEVRNAIIDFKKSKKPVIAYSEVYSQGAYYLASAANKVYLNPEGELEFKGFSSNLMFFKGALEKLGIEAQIIRVGNYKSAVEPLINTKMSDYNRQQVTAYVNGLYDTFLTGISQTRKIEKDSLWQIADQYKIQLPKDALAYKMVDGLKYKDEILDELRNITGTDKKKDINSLSINDYIKSLSTEGESSSKNKVAVIYANGDIVGGEGSDEQIGSERISRAIRKARLDDDVKAIVLRVNSGGGSALASDVIWREMVLSKKAKPVIASFGDVAASGGYYIGCAADSIFVQPNTITGSIGVFGVILNFQELFNNKLGLTFDGVKTGQYADIMSSNRPLTPAERAMIQKGVNNIYNTFITKVADGRKKTKTQVDSLGGGRVWIGTDAVKNGLADRLGSFKDAVASAAKKAKLKDYKVVEYPEKIDPLKEFLGAAKDNVSAYYAKKEFGENYVLYKQMQKAISNTGIQARMDYEIRIK; encoded by the coding sequence ATGAAAGAATTTTTCAAATATGTTTTCGCTACCGTATTCGGTATTGTCATTTCGGCAGTTATTTTGGGCATCCTGTTTTTTGTAGTATTTGTGGGGATGATTTCGTCTATTGGAAGCGAAAGTGAAACGGTAGTTAAGAAAAACTCCGTGTTATTTCTTAACCTAGACCAAGCCATTATAGAACGTACACCAGAGGGGTCGTTTGGTAGTTTATTTGGCGGTGCCAGCGATAAAAGTATAGGTTTTAACGATGTAATTAGAGCCCTTAAAAAAGCACAAACCGACGAGAACATACAAGCCGTTTATATTAATGTAAGCGCTCCAAACGCAGGCATGGCAACTATGCTTGAAGTTAGAAATGCGATCATTGATTTCAAGAAAAGCAAAAAACCAGTAATTGCTTACAGCGAAGTTTACTCTCAAGGCGCTTATTATTTGGCTTCGGCAGCTAACAAAGTTTATTTAAACCCAGAGGGAGAACTAGAATTTAAAGGTTTTAGCTCTAATTTGATGTTTTTTAAGGGTGCCTTAGAAAAATTAGGAATTGAAGCGCAGATTATACGTGTAGGAAATTACAAAAGTGCTGTAGAACCGTTGATTAACACTAAAATGAGCGATTATAACCGCCAACAGGTAACCGCTTATGTGAACGGCTTATACGATACTTTTTTAACTGGTATTTCGCAAACCCGTAAAATAGAAAAAGACAGCTTGTGGCAAATTGCCGATCAATATAAAATCCAATTACCTAAAGATGCTTTGGCTTACAAAATGGTAGATGGCTTAAAATATAAGGATGAAATTTTAGACGAGCTAAGAAACATTACCGGAACAGACAAGAAGAAAGACATTAACTCGTTAAGCATCAACGATTATATCAAAAGTTTAAGTACCGAAGGCGAATCTAGTTCTAAAAACAAAGTAGCTGTAATTTATGCCAACGGCGATATTGTTGGTGGCGAAGGCTCTGATGAACAAATTGGTTCTGAGCGCATTTCTCGTGCCATTAGAAAAGCCCGTTTAGATGATGATGTTAAAGCCATTGTACTTCGCGTAAATTCTGGAGGCGGTAGCGCTTTAGCTTCTGATGTAATTTGGAGAGAAATGGTACTGAGCAAAAAAGCAAAACCCGTAATTGCTTCTTTTGGAGATGTAGCCGCATCTGGCGGATATTATATTGGTTGCGCTGCTGATAGCATTTTTGTACAACCTAATACCATTACTGGTTCTATTGGTGTTTTTGGGGTAATCCTCAATTTCCAAGAGTTGTTTAATAATAAATTGGGATTAACTTTTGATGGTGTAAAAACTGGCCAATATGCTGATATTATGAGCAGCAACCGCCCATTAACACCTGCCGAAAGAGCAATGATACAAAAAGGCGTAAACAATATCTACAACACTTTTATTACTAAAGTGGCAGATGGTAGAAAGAAAACCAAAACGCAAGTAGACAGCTTGGGTGGCGGCCGAGTTTGGATTGGTACCGATGCCGTTAAAAATGGGCTGGCAGATAGATTAGGAAGTTTCAAAGACGCAGTAGCTTCTGCCGCTAAAAAAGCAAAACTAAAGGATTACAAAGTAGTGGAATATCCAGAAAAAATTGATCCATTGAAAGAATTTTTAGGTGCTGCCAAAGATAATGTGAGCGCTTATTATGCTAAAAAAGAGTTTGGCGAAAACTATGTATTGTACAAGCAAATGCAAAAAGCAATAAGCAATACGGGTATACAAGCTAGAATGGATTATGAAATTAGAATTAAATAA
- a CDS encoding SixA phosphatase family protein: MKQLFVIRHAKSDWGDFSLKDFDRPLNKRGHHNAPEMVARFVAKGLKPDVMVSSPALRALTTAKYFATGWQLKAEQLSTNPSIYEADTKTLLQVINRFNDDFNSIALFGHNPGLTNLVNYLTDGQIANMPTCSAVVIEFPFDEWKLISSNTGNLVLFDYPKSGMD, from the coding sequence ATGAAACAACTTTTCGTAATTAGACATGCCAAATCTGATTGGGGAGATTTTAGCCTCAAAGATTTTGATAGACCTTTGAACAAAAGAGGCCATCACAACGCACCAGAAATGGTAGCACGCTTTGTAGCTAAAGGCCTTAAACCAGATGTGATGGTAAGTAGCCCTGCTTTACGAGCCTTAACTACTGCAAAATATTTTGCTACTGGCTGGCAGCTAAAAGCCGAACAATTAAGCACCAACCCTTCTATATATGAAGCAGATACTAAAACGCTATTACAAGTCATCAACAGATTTAATGATGATTTCAATAGCATTGCCTTATTTGGCCACAACCCTGGCTTAACTAACCTGGTAAATTACTTAACCGACGGACAGATAGCCAACATGCCAACTTGTAGCGCAGTAGTAATCGAATTTCCTTTTGATGAATGGAAATTGATTAGCAGCAACACAGGAAATTTAGTGTTATTTGATTACCCAAAAAGTGGGATGGATTGA
- the holA gene encoding DNA polymerase III subunit delta, with translation MSAEDIIKDLKARKFKPVYLLQGEEPYYIDQIVDYMEKHVLSDGEKGFNQTVLYGKDTDMATIMNAAKRYPMMSEYQLIIVKEAQDLKLGNEGASKEADFTLAYFEKPLPSTILVLAYKYANFDKRKKIYKAINSNGLVFQSDPVRDYKLMPWIEEHIKSKGYKIDPQAAALMAEYLGTDLSKIANEVEKLCLNIDKSTTIQTDHIQRNIGISKEYNVFELQKALATRNVLKSNQIINYFAGNPKANPMIMVMANLNSYFSKILKYHYLPNKNDAARELGVSPYFVKDYETAARTFSAGKTFDIISLLREYDLKSKGLDSTGNIADGDLLKELVFKILH, from the coding sequence ATGAGTGCCGAGGATATCATCAAGGATTTAAAAGCTAGAAAATTTAAACCAGTTTACCTGTTGCAGGGCGAAGAGCCTTATTACATTGATCAGATTGTAGATTACATGGAAAAGCATGTATTGTCTGATGGGGAAAAAGGTTTCAATCAAACCGTTCTTTATGGTAAGGATACGGATATGGCTACCATCATGAATGCGGCAAAGCGTTATCCAATGATGTCTGAATATCAGCTGATTATTGTTAAGGAAGCCCAAGATTTAAAATTGGGAAACGAGGGAGCGAGTAAAGAAGCCGATTTTACTTTAGCTTACTTTGAAAAGCCTTTGCCCAGCACTATTTTGGTTTTAGCTTATAAATATGCCAATTTCGATAAGCGGAAGAAGATTTACAAAGCCATCAATAGCAATGGGCTGGTTTTTCAGAGTGATCCGGTAAGAGATTATAAGTTGATGCCGTGGATAGAGGAGCATATCAAAAGCAAGGGCTATAAAATAGATCCGCAAGCTGCTGCATTAATGGCAGAGTATTTAGGAACAGATCTTTCTAAAATTGCCAACGAAGTAGAAAAATTGTGTTTAAATATTGATAAAAGCACTACGATACAGACTGATCATATCCAACGTAATATTGGTATTAGTAAAGAGTACAATGTCTTCGAATTGCAGAAAGCTTTGGCTACCCGAAATGTGTTGAAGAGCAATCAGATTATCAACTATTTTGCTGGTAACCCCAAAGCCAACCCAATGATTATGGTAATGGCCAACCTTAATTCTTATTTCTCTAAGATATTAAAGTATCATTATTTGCCTAATAAAAACGATGCCGCTAGAGAGTTAGGAGTAAGTCCGTATTTTGTTAAAGATTATGAAACAGCTGCACGTACATTTAGTGCAGGTAAAACCTTTGATATTATTAGTTTGCTGAGGGAATACGATTTGAAAAGCAAAGGCTTGGATAGTACGGGTAACATAGCTGATGGCGATTTGTTGAAAGAACTGGTGTTTAAGATTTTACATTAA
- the folK gene encoding 2-amino-4-hydroxy-6-hydroxymethyldihydropteridine diphosphokinase: MELEHQNAYLLLGTNLGDRADNLRNAIALISNEVGDVFAASGVYETAAWGKTDQPNFLNQAIGVQTHLQPLTLLSTLLGIEQQMGRVRLERWGERLIDIDIIFYADLIFSNNDLHVPHPEMHRRRFVLEPLNEIAKDFIHPVLKEKVSSILFNLTDKLTVEKI; the protein is encoded by the coding sequence ATGGAATTAGAGCATCAAAATGCTTATTTGTTACTGGGTACTAATTTAGGCGATAGGGCTGATAACTTAAGAAATGCCATTGCGCTGATAAGCAATGAGGTAGGGGATGTTTTTGCTGCCTCTGGTGTATATGAAACAGCTGCTTGGGGCAAGACAGATCAGCCTAATTTTTTAAACCAGGCCATTGGTGTACAAACACATTTGCAGCCGCTTACTTTGCTTAGCACTTTGTTGGGCATTGAGCAGCAAATGGGAAGAGTAAGGTTAGAACGCTGGGGCGAGCGTTTAATTGATATAGATATTATTTTTTATGCCGATTTGATTTTTTCGAACAATGATTTGCATGTGCCTCATCCTGAAATGCATAGGCGCAGATTTGTGTTAGAGCCGCTAAATGAAATTGCAAAAGATTTCATTCATCCGGTGTTAAAAGAAAAAGTTTCGAGCATTTTATTTAACTTGACCGATAAATTAACTGTCGAAAAAATATAA
- a CDS encoding Hpt domain-containing protein — protein sequence MINLTKSKEDLDLSYLREMSGDSAEFMIEMLDTLVEQIPLYMEDLQKAVDAQDWKAVSEFAHKVKPTFYYVGREDVRDYVQVIERNAKEGVGLAIIPSALAEIKAELTVILTQVAKSRTELERQL from the coding sequence ATGATCAACTTAACTAAGAGTAAAGAAGATTTAGATTTATCCTATTTAAGAGAAATGTCTGGCGATAGCGCCGAATTTATGATTGAAATGTTGGACACCTTGGTAGAACAGATACCTTTATATATGGAGGATTTGCAAAAAGCTGTAGATGCCCAAGATTGGAAAGCTGTTTCTGAATTTGCACATAAAGTAAAGCCAACTTTTTATTACGTAGGTAGAGAAGATGTGAGAGATTATGTACAGGTGATTGAGCGTAATGCAAAAGAAGGTGTAGGTTTGGCAATTATTCCGTCTGCACTTGCCGAAATTAAAGCCGAATTAACGGTTATTTTAACACAAGTGGCAAAATCTAGAACTGAATTAGAGCGGCAGCTTTAA